From the Paludibacterium paludis genome, one window contains:
- a CDS encoding sodium-dependent transporter, whose translation MTQEKKKARDGFSSSFGVLAATLGSAVGLGNIWLFPYLTGSSGGAGFLIVYLAATLLVGLPVMISEITLGRQAKADAVSAMIKLAPKGRPWWLVSVFGVLAALMIMAFYTEVAGWVFAYVFKAIGGSLLSTDPKVTSAAFDSMVSDPVQALVWQWVVLVVIGGILLMGVSKGIEAVTKRLMPLLFLLLIVLGVRSLMLPGAAAGINFLFHPDFSKITAQVLLSAMGLAFFKLSIGMATMMTYGSYFRDDQNIPVTAFRVMSADLFVSLLAGIAIFPAVFAYGFAPGSGPKLLFITIPAVFANMPFGNVFMVAFFLLASIAAIGAMLSLLEVPVSVMSERFGWKRPATTVLNLVLLAVLGSGCALSASLTSDVELFGMTLFDLFDFVSTKLLMPIGGIALSLFVGWVWGRDRFAAALSNGGTLDNGRLVGVVYTVLRYVSPLLILVVMLKGLGVF comes from the coding sequence ATGACTCAAGAGAAAAAAAAGGCCAGGGACGGCTTTAGTTCAAGTTTTGGTGTGTTGGCGGCCACGCTGGGTTCCGCGGTGGGATTGGGGAATATCTGGTTGTTCCCTTATCTGACCGGTTCCAGCGGTGGCGCGGGGTTTCTGATCGTGTATCTCGCGGCCACCTTGCTGGTCGGTTTGCCGGTGATGATTTCCGAGATCACCCTTGGCCGCCAGGCGAAGGCCGATGCCGTCAGTGCCATGATCAAGCTGGCGCCGAAAGGGCGACCGTGGTGGCTGGTCAGTGTGTTCGGCGTGCTGGCTGCGCTGATGATCATGGCTTTCTATACCGAAGTGGCCGGCTGGGTGTTCGCCTATGTCTTCAAGGCGATTGGTGGCAGTTTGCTGTCCACCGACCCGAAGGTGACCTCGGCGGCGTTCGACAGCATGGTGTCCGACCCGGTGCAGGCGCTCGTCTGGCAGTGGGTGGTGCTGGTGGTGATCGGCGGCATTTTGCTGATGGGCGTGTCCAAGGGGATCGAAGCCGTGACCAAGCGGCTGATGCCGCTGCTGTTCCTGCTGTTGATCGTGCTGGGCGTGCGCAGTCTGATGCTGCCGGGCGCCGCGGCCGGGATCAACTTCCTGTTTCACCCCGACTTTTCCAAAATCACCGCGCAGGTGTTGCTCAGCGCGATGGGGCTCGCGTTTTTCAAGCTGTCGATCGGCATGGCGACAATGATGACGTACGGTAGCTATTTCCGTGATGACCAGAATATTCCCGTCACGGCGTTCCGTGTGATGAGCGCCGACCTGTTCGTGTCGCTGCTGGCGGGTATCGCGATTTTTCCCGCTGTGTTCGCCTATGGTTTCGCGCCGGGTTCCGGTCCCAAGCTGCTGTTCATCACCATTCCCGCCGTGTTCGCCAATATGCCGTTCGGCAATGTGTTCATGGTGGCCTTCTTCCTGCTGGCGTCGATCGCGGCGATCGGGGCGATGTTGTCGCTGCTCGAGGTGCCGGTTTCGGTGATGAGCGAGCGGTTTGGCTGGAAGCGTCCGGCGACAACCGTGCTGAATCTTGTGCTGCTTGCCGTGCTGGGGTCGGGTTGCGCGCTGTCCGCCAGTCTCACGTCCGATGTCGAGTTGTTCGGGATGACGTTGTTCGATCTCTTCGATTTCGTGTCGACCAAGTTGCTGATGCCGATCGGCGGTATCGCGCTCAGTCTCTTCGTCGGCTGGGTATGGGGGCGCGACCGCTTCGCCGCCGCGCTGAGTAATGGCGGAACGCTGGATAACGGCCGGCTCGTGGGCGTGGTGTACACGGTGCTGCGCTATGTGTCGCCGTTGTTGATCCTTGTGGTCATGCTCAAGGGGCTCGGGGTCTTCTGA
- the istB gene encoding IS21-like element helper ATPase IstB, with amino-acid sequence MNLQQERIGHLCRQLKLESMATLYPAVAQDAARDALPYSDFLERLLERETRLRQERTREVMLRMAGFPAIKTLEEFDFGFACGVPKSQIQELAGLAFLERAENIVLIGPSGIGKTHLATAMGIRTTQAGLKVKFISAADLMLQLGAAQRQGRLKEYFNRTVMGPSLLIVDEIGYLPFGREEANLFFQVVAKRYEKGSMILSSNLPFGQWATTFADDATLTAAMLDRLLHHAHIVSMSGESYRLKDKRKAGAVKKPTTP; translated from the coding sequence ATGAACTTGCAACAAGAACGCATCGGCCATCTGTGCCGCCAATTGAAGCTGGAATCCATGGCCACCCTGTATCCGGCGGTGGCGCAGGACGCCGCGCGGGATGCGCTGCCCTACAGTGATTTCCTGGAAAGACTGCTGGAACGCGAGACCCGACTGCGCCAGGAACGTACACGTGAAGTCATGTTGCGGATGGCGGGGTTCCCCGCCATCAAAACCTTGGAGGAATTTGACTTTGGTTTCGCCTGTGGTGTCCCGAAATCGCAGATACAGGAATTGGCGGGACTGGCGTTTCTGGAGCGAGCCGAGAACATCGTCTTGATCGGTCCGAGTGGCATTGGCAAAACCCATTTGGCCACGGCGATGGGTATCCGCACAACGCAAGCGGGGTTGAAGGTGAAGTTCATTTCGGCGGCCGATCTGATGCTCCAACTGGGGGCGGCCCAACGACAGGGACGGCTGAAAGAGTACTTCAATCGTACCGTGATGGGGCCAAGCCTGTTGATCGTGGATGAAATCGGCTATCTCCCCTTTGGCCGGGAAGAGGCCAACCTGTTCTTCCAGGTGGTGGCCAAGCGCTATGAAAAAGGCTCGATGATCCTGTCGTCGAACCTGCCGTTCGGCCAATGGGCGACGACCTTTGCGGACGATGCCACGCTGACCGCGGCCATGCTTGATCGGTTGCTGCATCACGCGCACATCGTCAGCATGAGCGGAGAAAGCTATCGACTGAAAGACAAACGTAAAGCCGGGGCGGTCAAGAAACCGACCACCCCATGA
- the argE gene encoding acetylornithine deacetylase — protein sequence MPQAPIDILARLVAFDTTSRLSNLALIEWVSDYLAGLGVSSHLTFSDAGDKANLFARVGPVDGPALVLSGHTDVVPVDGQSWDTDPFELSVRDGRAYGRGAADMKGFIACVLAWMPGLVEQARAGRLCRPVGIALSYDEEVGCLGVGRLIEDLARRGESVSGCVIGEPTGMRPVIAHKGIAHYRCVVTGREAHSSLTPQGVNAIEFAARLITHIRKLADAEAQFGHRHALYDVPFATLQTGVIRGGVAGNIVPKSCEFIFECRWLPGDRHERFIDSVREYAGVLEREMRQVSGAASILFEPLVNCPPFEAVNGSEVLHYACELGGCRESEGAAVAYTTEAGRFSEAGIPCVVFGPGHIREAHRPDEFIELEQLDACMNWLEKLGHCLVDGKIRDDTFA from the coding sequence ATGCCCCAAGCCCCGATCGATATCCTGGCCCGGCTGGTGGCCTTCGATACCACCAGCCGGCTTTCCAATCTGGCCTTGATCGAGTGGGTCAGCGATTACCTGGCCGGCTTGGGTGTGTCGTCGCATCTGACGTTTTCCGATGCGGGGGACAAGGCCAATCTTTTTGCCCGGGTCGGGCCGGTCGACGGTCCCGCTCTGGTGCTCTCCGGCCATACCGACGTGGTGCCGGTGGATGGGCAGAGCTGGGATACGGATCCGTTCGAGCTGTCCGTCCGGGACGGCAGGGCCTATGGCCGCGGCGCGGCCGACATGAAAGGCTTTATCGCCTGCGTGCTGGCCTGGATGCCCGGGCTTGTCGAGCAGGCGCGCGCCGGCCGGTTGTGCCGGCCGGTGGGGATCGCGCTCTCTTATGATGAGGAGGTGGGGTGCCTGGGCGTCGGGCGGCTGATCGAGGATCTGGCGCGGCGCGGCGAGTCCGTTTCCGGGTGCGTGATCGGAGAGCCGACGGGTATGCGGCCGGTGATCGCGCACAAGGGCATTGCCCACTACCGGTGCGTGGTGACTGGCCGCGAGGCCCATTCTTCATTGACACCCCAAGGCGTCAATGCCATCGAGTTCGCCGCGCGGTTGATCACCCATATCCGCAAGCTGGCCGATGCCGAGGCGCAGTTCGGGCATCGCCACGCCTTGTACGATGTGCCGTTCGCCACCTTGCAGACCGGTGTGATCCGCGGCGGGGTGGCCGGCAATATCGTGCCCAAGTCCTGCGAGTTCATTTTCGAGTGCCGCTGGCTTCCAGGGGATCGCCACGAACGTTTCATCGATTCGGTTCGCGAGTACGCCGGGGTGTTGGAACGGGAGATGCGCCAAGTGTCCGGAGCGGCGTCGATTCTGTTCGAGCCGCTGGTCAATTGCCCGCCCTTCGAGGCGGTGAATGGCAGCGAAGTGTTGCATTATGCCTGCGAGCTGGGTGGTTGCCGGGAGTCGGAGGGGGCGGCGGTGGCGTACACCACCGAAGCCGGGCGTTTCAGCGAGGCGGGGATTCCCTGCGTGGTCTTCGGTCCGGGGCATATCCGCGAGGCGCATCGTCCTGACGAATTCATCGAACTTGAACAGCTGGATGCGTGCATGAACTGGCTGGAAAAGCTCGGGCATTGCCTGGTGGATGGAAAAATCCGCGATGACACCTTTGCCTGA
- a CDS encoding helix-turn-helix domain-containing protein: MKLFEKIANPREIRRKLGLNQQEFWSRIGVTQSGGSRYESGRNMPKPVRELLRLVHVEQIDLARVRREDFEIVEYLKETHPDLYKSLRKAVRSKLESQEGTTEAIAG, encoded by the coding sequence ATGAAACTGTTTGAAAAGATCGCCAATCCGCGCGAAATCCGCCGCAAGCTGGGCCTGAACCAGCAAGAGTTCTGGAGCCGTATCGGCGTCACCCAATCCGGTGGCTCCCGTTATGAAAGCGGGCGCAACATGCCCAAGCCGGTTCGCGAACTGCTGCGCCTGGTTCACGTTGAACAGATCGACCTGGCGCGCGTACGCCGCGAAGACTTCGAAATCGTGGAATACCTGAAGGAAACCCACCCGGATCTGTACAAAAGCCTGCGCAAGGCCGTACGCTCCAAGCTGGAATCCCAGGAAGGCACCACCGAGGCCATCGCCGGCTAA
- the istA gene encoding IS21 family transposase, with product MLTQEQVVEIQILIRQGKSIREITRMLGVSRNTVRRHLREANSHRYKERPPRPSKLDPFIGYLRRRIREAHPQWLPTTVLMREIEPLGYSGSLSLLKQFYLPLRPTRSQDADPVVRFETEPGQQMQADFVVFRRGASPLSAFVATLGYSRLSFVRFVDSEDFESVQECLLAACHYFHGVPRQALFDNMKTVVLERDAYGPGQHRFHPGLLSLAKTLGFVPKLCRPYRAKTKGKVERFNRYLRESFYNPLASRLKGAGLRVDVATANREVERWLAEVANVRLHATLKERPLDRWRHELDALQALPPRNTTPPAAALARGMPFESLQHPLSVYAALLGEAA from the coding sequence ATGTTGACCCAGGAGCAAGTAGTGGAAATCCAGATTTTGATCCGCCAAGGGAAGAGCATTCGGGAGATCACCCGAATGCTCGGCGTGTCGCGCAATACCGTTCGACGCCATCTGCGGGAAGCCAACAGCCACCGTTATAAAGAACGCCCGCCACGTCCGAGCAAGCTCGATCCATTTATCGGCTATCTGCGGCGCCGTATCCGCGAGGCGCATCCGCAATGGTTGCCGACCACGGTGTTGATGCGGGAGATTGAGCCGCTGGGGTACTCCGGCAGTCTGTCGTTGCTGAAGCAGTTTTACCTGCCCTTGAGACCGACGCGGTCACAAGACGCCGACCCGGTGGTGCGCTTCGAGACCGAGCCAGGCCAGCAGATGCAAGCCGATTTCGTGGTGTTCCGGCGCGGCGCCTCGCCATTGTCCGCATTCGTGGCCACATTGGGTTACAGCCGCTTGTCCTTTGTCCGCTTTGTCGACAGCGAAGACTTCGAATCGGTGCAGGAGTGCCTGTTGGCTGCCTGCCACTACTTTCACGGCGTCCCCCGTCAGGCCCTCTTCGACAACATGAAGACAGTGGTTCTGGAGCGCGATGCCTATGGGCCCGGGCAACATCGTTTCCATCCTGGGCTGCTGTCGCTGGCGAAGACGCTGGGCTTTGTGCCCAAGTTGTGCCGCCCCTATCGGGCCAAAACGAAAGGCAAGGTGGAGCGCTTCAACCGCTACTTGCGGGAAAGTTTCTACAACCCTCTGGCGAGCCGGCTCAAAGGTGCCGGCCTGCGCGTGGATGTGGCCACCGCCAACCGCGAGGTGGAGCGATGGCTGGCGGAAGTGGCCAATGTCCGCCTGCATGCCACGCTAAAAGAGCGGCCGCTTGACCGTTGGCGACACGAGCTCGATGCCTTACAGGCGTTGCCGCCCCGGAACACGACCCCGCCGGCCGCGGCCCTGGCTCGCGGCATGCCGTTTGAGTCGCTCCAGCACCCGCTATCGGTGTATGCCGCCTTGCTGGGAGAGGCCGCATGA
- a CDS encoding cold-shock protein encodes MATGTVKWFNDSKGFGFITPDEGGEDVFAHFSQIKSNGFKTLAENQKVSFDVTIGPKGKQASNIQPL; translated from the coding sequence ATGGCTACCGGTACCGTTAAATGGTTCAATGACTCCAAAGGCTTCGGCTTCATCACTCCGGACGAAGGCGGCGAAGACGTATTCGCTCACTTCTCCCAGATCAAATCCAACGGCTTCAAGACCCTGGCCGAAAACCAGAAGGTCTCCTTCGATGTGACCATCGGCCCGAAAGGCAAGCAAGCCTCCAACATCCAGCCGCTGTAA